In one Ictalurus punctatus breed USDA103 chromosome 19, Coco_2.0, whole genome shotgun sequence genomic region, the following are encoded:
- the usp6nl gene encoding USP6 N-terminal-like protein isoform X5, whose protein sequence is MEEKQKQLELERTEKWLKMLKSWNKYKNSEKLVRRIYKGIPLQLRGQVWCLLLDVPKIKEEKKDFYEKLKMRARGLSPDIRQIDLDVNRTYRDHIMFMRRYDVKQQDLFHVLTAYSMYNREVGYCQGMSQITALLLIYMNEEDAFWALVRLLSGQTHAMHGFFVPGFPKLLRFQEHHDRILKKMMPKLKQHLDNQEVFTSLYTMKWFFQCFLDRTPFTLTLRIWDIYILEGERVLSAMSYTILKLHKKTLMKFSMEDLVEFLQVTLSKDFFFDDDYVIEQLQSSMAELRRTKLELPPPGKDEEFPTKPLGQLPPEPEGLVPKKANHIANGRMEALPSPSTATETTVSENREKKDLADKTSQKIEKGEGAKEARPSESGKPHVSSSQNLDVGPSGRRDIGPRWVKPSEGRLAAMMDSRTIVSSTVTSSPAMSVASVLPHHHQPRSRGFVPGANRGSNASQYDNVPESDGDVADISGITQVSEPSHEYMGPSVRQGSPTRPPSGGITAPTFRIPKNTPVHLMADPHQPLHYTPGMTPLYSPYPPKMQPENRAYGVIYDERAYGTTVRSTPPNRSPEKSLMNNYNYTTYRRQPINADLAGQMDNLVESGYFLRQPTGHVDQRYERQWQGQGWHGEMDVDVAPLRTPGGLPRSSSFQKAQLSPLHPSQEFSFPPVPVTDGVIHYRAVTGRKQTNTVFGRPHYRQEAFAMQESMLL, encoded by the exons ATGGAGGAAAAG CAAAAGCAGCTGGAACTGGAGAGGACAGAAAAATGGCTGAAGATGCTGAAAAGCTGGAACAAGTACAAGAACAGCGAGAag CTGGTAAGGAGGATCTATAAAGGAATCCCACTACAGCTTCGAGGACAGGTCTGGTGTCTCCTCCTTGACGTCCCCAAAATaaaagaggagaagaaggacTTCTACGAG AAGCTGAAGATGAGAGCAAGAGGTTTGTCCCCTGATATTCGTCAAAtagatttggatgtgaaccgcACATACAGAGACCACATCATGTTTATGCGCCGCTATGACGTCAA gCAGCAGGACCTGTTCCACGTCCTCACGGCGTACTCCATGTACAACAGG gaggtggGATATTGTCAAGGTATGAGCCAGATCACCGCTCTCCTCCTGATCTATATGAATGAAGAGGACGCATTCTGGGCTCTGGTCAGGCTGCTATCTGGACAGACACACGCGATGCACG gatttTTCGTGCCAGGTTTTCCAAAGCTGCTGCGCTTCCAAGAGCACCATGACCGGATCCTGAAGAAGATGATGCCTAAACTTAAACAACATCta GACAACCAGGAGGTTTTCACCAGTCTCTATACCATGAAGTGGTTCTTTCAGTGCTTTCTGGATCGT ACCCCTTTCACATTAACCCTCAGGATATGGGACATCTACATTCTAGAGGGAGAGCGAGTTCTGTCTGCGATGTCCTACACCATCCTCAAGCTCCACAAAA AGACCCTGATGAAGTTCTCCATGGAGGACCTTGTGGAGTTCCTCCAAGTTACTCTCTCGAAGGATTTCTTCTTCGATGATGACTATGTAATCGAGCAGCTCCAGAGTTCCATGGCTGAACTCAGACGCACCAAACTAGAGCTTCCTCCTCCAG GTAAAGACGAGGAGTTTCCTACAAAGCCACTGGGCCAGCTTCCACCAGAGCCTGAGGGATTGGTGCCAAAGAAAGCCAATCACATCGCTAATGGGCGGATGGAGGCTCTGCCCTCTCCGAGCACAGCCACGGAAACAACCGTTTcggaaaacagagagaaaaaagactTGGCGGATAAAACATCACAAAAGATAGAGAAAGGGGAGGGGGCCAAAGAAGCCAGGCCCTCTGAGAGTGGAAAACCGCACGTGTCATCGAGTCAGAACTTGGATGTAGGTCCCAGTGGGCGGAGAGACATTGGGCCACGCTGGGTAAAACCATCTGAGGGCAGGCTGGCGGCCATGATGGACAGCCGCACGATCGTCAGTAGCACGGTAACCTCTTCTCCTGCCATGTCAGTGGCCAGCGTACTGccccatcatcatcaacctcgCTCCCGAGGTTTCGTGCCCGGCGCAAACCGTGGCTCTAACGCCTCACAGTACGACAACGTTCCAGAGTCCGATGGAGATGTTGCAGACATTTCAGGTATCACGCAAGTTTCAGAACCTTCTCATGAGTACATGGGACCATCTGTTAGACAAGGAAGCCCTACAAGGCCCCCTAGTGGTGGTATCACTGCTCCAACTTTCAGAATCCCTAAAAATACACCCGTACACCTGATGGCCGACCCTCACCAACCTTTACACTACACACCAGGCATGACACCTCTTTATTCCCCCTATCCACCCAAAATGCAGCCCGAGAACAGAGCCTATGGAGTGATATATGATGAGCGGGCTTATGGTACTACAGTACGCTCCACACCCCCAAATCGCTCACCAGAAAAATCACTGATGAATAACTACAACTACACCACATACCGGCGCCAACCAATAAATGCAGATCTTGCAGGCCAGATGGACAACCTTGTTGAAAGCGGGTATTTCCTGAGGCAGCCTACTGGTCATGTAGATCAGCGATATGAGAGGCAGTGGCAAGGCCAAGGCTGGCACGGTGAGATGGACGTGGATGTGGCACCCCTGCGCACTCCGGGTGGGTTACCCCGCTCATCAAGCTTTCAGAAAGCCCAGCTCTCACCTCTGCACCCCAGTCAGGAGTTCAGCTTCCCACCAGTGCCAGTCACAGACGGCGTTATACACTACAGAGCTGTGACCGGCAGGAAACAGACGAATACGGTGTTCGGAAGACCTCATTACCGACAAGAGGCCTTCGCCATGCAGGAGTCCATGCTGctctga